A window of Candidatus Saccharibacteria bacterium contains these coding sequences:
- a CDS encoding class I SAM-dependent methyltransferase — MHTNPTIEAYNQYAHNYDEGVTTFWDNFPRTFIMAFVERTPGRRVLDVGSGSGRDAVLLREQGLEVVCLDGSQTMIDMTTRLGFESVLSDFAYIDFPAASFDGIWAYTSLIHIPKAEAQTIIGRLHGLLKPGGSFVMGAIEGESEGMVQHSSMPGAARYFKRYGKEELRQMIEPLGFELVHAEDYQPHNSVYVNQLYIKSS; from the coding sequence ATGCATACCAACCCCACCATCGAAGCCTATAACCAGTACGCGCACAATTATGATGAAGGGGTGACGACGTTCTGGGATAATTTTCCGCGGACGTTCATCATGGCTTTCGTGGAGCGCACGCCGGGGCGGCGGGTGCTGGATGTCGGCAGTGGCAGCGGTCGTGACGCGGTGCTGCTGCGTGAGCAGGGCCTGGAGGTGGTCTGTCTGGATGGTTCGCAGACGATGATCGATATGACGACCCGGCTTGGTTTTGAGTCGGTGCTGTCAGATTTTGCCTATATTGATTTTCCGGCAGCCTCATTTGACGGCATCTGGGCATATACCTCATTGATTCATATTCCTAAGGCTGAAGCGCAGACTATCATCGGGCGGCTGCACGGCCTGCTGAAGCCGGGTGGCAGTTTCGTGATGGGTGCCATCGAGGGTGAAAGCGAAGGTATGGTGCAACATTCTTCCATGCCCGGCGCCGCCCGCTACTTCAAGCGGTATGGCAAGGAAGAATTGCGCCAGATGATTGAGCCGCTCGGCTTTGAGCTGGTGCATGCCGAGGATTACCAGCCGCACAACAGCGTCTACGTGAATCAACTCTATATAAAGTCTAGTTGA
- the nhaA gene encoding Na+/H+ antiporter NhaA: MQHTKAILKKLHPARVPQLLTTLLKDEAISGKFIIGATVLALIAANSPLAGLYQSILHLDASAGIGNLVLHKDLRHWINDALMAIFFLVVGLEIKRECLRGELRKLKTAALPFAAAIGGMVVPALIFLSLNTGTEAAGGWAIPMATDIAFAVGVLALLGRRVPASLRLFLLTLAIVDDIGAVLVIALFYSSGISLPMLAIAAVASLIILLLGQLGRLNMSLYIAGCVLIWLAINASGVHPSIAGIVMGVIAPLAGSGPSIAERTERFLIPISTLFVIPLFAFANTGIILSAGNLEHIAALPLALGIIGGLFIGKVAGITAASWLMVRFGLAHLPNGVNWHHIGGVGLLAGIGFTVSIFITGLAFESDQLVAVAKLSIVIASVLSGLLGLLVLRRSFRAV, translated from the coding sequence GTGCAACATACAAAAGCGATACTGAAAAAATTACATCCGGCGCGGGTCCCGCAGCTTCTGACCACCCTGCTGAAGGACGAGGCAATCAGCGGCAAATTCATCATAGGCGCGACCGTCCTGGCACTGATCGCAGCCAACTCGCCCCTGGCAGGACTGTACCAATCGATACTGCACCTTGATGCCAGCGCCGGTATCGGCAACCTGGTCCTGCACAAGGACCTGCGGCACTGGATCAACGATGCCCTGATGGCCATCTTCTTTCTGGTAGTCGGGCTGGAAATCAAGCGCGAATGTCTCCGCGGCGAGCTGCGCAAACTCAAAACGGCCGCCCTGCCCTTCGCAGCAGCCATCGGCGGCATGGTCGTACCAGCCCTGATCTTCCTGTCGCTCAATACCGGCACCGAAGCGGCGGGCGGCTGGGCCATCCCCATGGCGACCGACATCGCCTTTGCCGTGGGCGTCCTGGCGCTGCTCGGGCGCCGGGTACCAGCATCGCTTCGCCTGTTCCTGCTCACCCTGGCTATTGTCGATGATATCGGCGCAGTACTTGTCATCGCCCTCTTCTATAGCTCGGGAATCAGCCTGCCGATGCTGGCAATCGCGGCCGTAGCCAGCCTTATCATCCTGCTGCTAGGTCAGCTTGGGCGGCTGAACATGTCCCTCTACATTGCGGGCTGCGTCCTTATATGGCTGGCAATCAACGCCTCCGGTGTCCACCCCAGCATCGCCGGCATTGTCATGGGCGTCATCGCGCCGCTGGCCGGGAGCGGCCCTTCCATCGCCGAGCGCACAGAACGTTTCCTGATTCCCATCTCGACCCTTTTTGTCATCCCACTCTTTGCGTTCGCCAATACCGGCATCATCCTTTCTGCCGGCAATCTGGAGCATATCGCAGCGCTGCCGCTTGCCCTTGGCATCATCGGCGGTCTTTTCATTGGCAAGGTCGCGGGCATCACCGCCGCCAGCTGGCTGATGGTGCGTTTTGGACTGGCCCACCTGCCCAACGGAGTCAATTGGCATCATATCGGCGGCGTGGGGCTGCTGGCGGGTATCGGCTTTACCGTTTCAATCTTCATCACCGGGCTGGCCTTCGAGAGCGATCAGTTGGTGGCGGTTGCCAAGCTTAGCATAGTTATAGCTTCAGTCCTCAGTGGACTGCTTGGGCTCTTGGTGCTGCGTCGTAGCTTCCGTGCTGTATGA
- a CDS encoding dihydrofolate reductase codes for MRKLIILTFISLDGVMQAPGGKGEDPSGGFNLEGWTVPYFDDVAGQVMDKQMTPPFDLLLGRKTYDIFAGYWPQQQNETSDAFNKATKYVVSNGDVDTSWDKTVQISGDVASEIQALKDQDGPDLQVHGSSNLIQTLLRGDLADELWLKIFPITLGKGKRLFGEGTVPAAYTLTDSLVTPSGVIVASYKRDGEVRTGSFN; via the coding sequence ATGCGCAAATTGATTATCCTTACATTCATATCACTCGACGGCGTCATGCAGGCCCCTGGCGGCAAGGGCGAGGATCCTTCTGGCGGCTTCAACCTGGAGGGCTGGACCGTGCCTTACTTCGACGACGTGGCCGGCCAGGTCATGGACAAGCAGATGACTCCGCCCTTTGACCTGCTCTTGGGCCGCAAGACCTACGACATCTTTGCCGGCTACTGGCCACAGCAGCAGAACGAGACGTCTGACGCTTTCAACAAAGCCACCAAGTACGTGGTCTCCAACGGCGACGTAGACACCAGCTGGGACAAGACCGTCCAGATCAGCGGTGACGTCGCCAGCGAAATCCAGGCCCTCAAGGACCAGGACGGCCCCGACCTGCAGGTACACGGCAGCAGCAACCTCATCCAGACCCTGCTGCGGGGCGACTTGGCCGACGAGCTATGGCTGAAGATCTTCCCCATTACCCTTGGCAAGGGCAAGCGGCTGTTCGGCGAAGGTACGGTGCCAGCCGCTTATACGCTGACTGATTCGCTCGTTACGCCGTCGGGCGTCATCGTCGCTTCGTACAAACGTGATGGCGAGGTGCGGACCGGGTCCTTCAACTAG